The following coding sequences are from one Chondrinema litorale window:
- a CDS encoding RraA family protein: MKLDALKAKLDKKEIVDLPITEKELCDRYEQLYTGAVNDVLRERTLLDQALPCNIMPLKMEMKVAGIAYTIRSNPDPTVTGEMEIRADMLDDMPRECIVIWDAGDESEASHWGEVMTASAIARGSRGAVVNGGLRDTMQVLDQNYPVFNKYRTSNGSLGRTKITGYNIPLRIGKAYIYPGDLIFGDIDGVLVVPREMAYEVLVRAEEIKATEQEMKTWVHEGFSAKNIVKKGGYF; this comes from the coding sequence ATGAAATTAGACGCTCTCAAAGCCAAGCTAGATAAAAAAGAGATCGTAGACTTACCTATTACTGAAAAAGAATTATGTGATAGGTATGAACAGTTGTATACTGGTGCAGTAAATGATGTTTTAAGAGAAAGAACATTATTAGACCAGGCGCTTCCTTGCAATATAATGCCACTTAAAATGGAAATGAAAGTTGCTGGAATAGCTTATACAATACGTTCGAATCCAGATCCTACAGTTACAGGAGAAATGGAGATAAGAGCGGATATGTTAGATGATATGCCAAGAGAGTGCATTGTTATTTGGGATGCTGGAGATGAGTCTGAGGCATCTCATTGGGGAGAAGTAATGACAGCTTCTGCCATTGCTAGAGGTTCAAGAGGCGCTGTTGTAAATGGTGGTTTGAGAGATACGATGCAAGTCTTGGATCAGAACTATCCGGTTTTCAATAAATATCGCACATCAAATGGTTCATTAGGAAGGACTAAAATCACTGGCTATAACATTCCACTAAGAATAGGAAAAGCCTATATCTATCCTGGTGATTTAATATTTGGTGATATTGATGGAGTGTTGGTTGTTCCTCGTGAAATGGCTTATGAAGTATTAGTAAGAGCAGAAGAAATTAAAGCTACAGAACAAGAGATGAAAACTTGGGTTCACGAAGGATTTTCAGCCAAAAATATAGTGAAAAAAGGAGGCTACTTTTAA
- a CDS encoding response regulator, which produces MKDRIFLVDDEQISNFLNKKIIESELVDVVIEDYIESKKALETLKNKSSIEFPKLLIIDLRMPVLTGLDFLEALQKSDNQKLKQLKAIILTSSLNSEDKERASKLPNVIDFMNKPLDSQKAAIIKNHLSKID; this is translated from the coding sequence ATGAAAGACAGAATATTTTTAGTGGATGATGAGCAAATTTCAAATTTTCTGAACAAGAAAATTATTGAGTCTGAACTAGTAGATGTTGTTATAGAAGATTATATTGAAAGTAAAAAAGCGTTGGAAACGCTAAAAAATAAGTCATCAATTGAATTTCCTAAGCTATTAATAATAGATCTTAGAATGCCTGTTTTAACTGGATTAGACTTTTTGGAAGCACTTCAAAAATCTGATAATCAAAAATTAAAACAACTAAAAGCTATTATCCTTACTTCTTCACTTAATAGTGAGGATAAAGAAAGAGCTAGTAAACTCCCAAATGTGATTGACTTTATGAATAAACCCCTAGACTCTCAAAAAGCAGCTATAATAAAGAATCATCTTTCAAAAATTGATTAA
- a CDS encoding GAF domain-containing sensor histidine kinase has translation MEKVKFKIYLIAIFLCILILQIFYFIQVTFVFSNTEYLSPAIITPIIVGSVLGTIMGQIYYQRIKIQNQENIIGNLKITEVINNILLLSNKTSEPISFLQSTIEVIIKANFIKLDPRLGFFLKDLDGKFRIKAQHNLSDELLKICAIKGITSGECLCGQVILTKKTLHANCVNHRHTINYKGMKDHAHYNVPIMYNEEILGIMVLYLEVGHKKNEREVEFLESVSSVIALVLHKYFIEEEKKVEIVKLNNELISQNEMLIKKNRELDKFVYSTSHDLRSPLLSILGLLNLLKNDLLKEDEKEQTIKLMEDGLQKTDEMITSILDYSKNENLEIKYETTKIKKLVDEVLNMHKFVGGKEIEINLNIAIEKIQTDKYRFRTILNNLISNSIKYRRREVPLEIEISFKKYNTEEYQLYIKDNGEGIEKEELGKIFEMFHRSSSSAKGAGLGLYICKEIVTNLAGRIQVDSELGSWTMFTIYLPIKT, from the coding sequence ATGGAAAAAGTCAAATTCAAGATTTACTTAATTGCAATATTTCTTTGTATTCTGATTTTGCAGATCTTTTATTTTATTCAAGTTACTTTTGTATTTTCTAACACAGAATATTTAAGTCCTGCTATTATCACTCCCATAATAGTTGGTAGTGTTCTTGGAACAATTATGGGACAGATTTATTACCAAAGAATAAAGATACAGAACCAGGAAAACATTATAGGAAATCTCAAAATAACTGAAGTGATCAATAATATCTTACTTCTTTCAAATAAAACATCAGAGCCTATCTCATTTCTACAATCTACTATAGAGGTAATCATAAAAGCAAATTTTATAAAATTAGACCCAAGATTAGGCTTTTTTTTGAAAGATCTTGATGGGAAATTTCGTATTAAAGCCCAACATAATCTTAGTGATGAGCTACTTAAAATATGTGCTATAAAAGGAATTACATCAGGTGAGTGTCTTTGTGGGCAGGTTATACTCACCAAAAAGACACTGCATGCTAATTGTGTGAATCATCGGCATACAATTAACTATAAAGGAATGAAAGATCATGCTCATTATAATGTGCCCATTATGTACAATGAAGAAATTCTAGGAATAATGGTTTTATATTTAGAAGTAGGTCATAAAAAAAATGAAAGAGAAGTAGAATTTTTAGAATCTGTCAGTAGTGTTATCGCTTTAGTACTACATAAATATTTTATAGAAGAAGAAAAAAAAGTTGAAATAGTAAAGCTCAATAATGAGCTAATATCTCAAAATGAGATGCTTATCAAAAAGAATCGTGAATTGGATAAATTCGTGTATAGCACATCACATGATCTTAGGTCCCCACTTTTATCTATCCTAGGACTTTTGAATTTACTTAAAAATGATCTCTTGAAAGAAGATGAAAAAGAACAAACTATAAAACTGATGGAAGATGGACTTCAAAAAACAGATGAGATGATTACTAGTATTCTAGATTATTCAAAAAATGAGAATTTAGAGATCAAATATGAAACTACTAAAATCAAAAAATTGGTAGATGAAGTTCTAAATATGCACAAATTTGTAGGTGGAAAAGAAATAGAGATAAATTTAAATATCGCTATAGAAAAGATTCAAACTGATAAATACCGATTTAGAACTATATTAAACAATCTAATTTCTAACTCAATAAAATACCGTAGAAGAGAAGTTCCTTTAGAGATAGAAATTAGCTTTAAAAAATATAACACTGAAGAATACCAGTTATATATTAAGGATAATGGAGAAGGTATAGAAAAAGAAGAACTAGGTAAAATATTTGAAATGTTTCACCGCTCTTCTTCATCTGCTAAAGGAGCAGGTCTGGGATTATACATATGTAAGGAAATTGTTACTAATTTAGCAGGTCGCATCCAAGTGGACTCAGAGCTTGGTTCTTGGACAATGTTTACTATTTATTTACCAATAAAAACATGA
- a CDS encoding PAS domain-containing protein has protein sequence MQENLEQLKTEINSATFFVKKIEEGVLDVKYPNIDENEITSDSLSGSLISMRNKLVHLNKEDLQRKWTSDGLALFNEILRKNGNDLQEACYQTISNLIKYINANQGAIYVVKKNKQIIEQVACYAYDRKKYIDKAFQFGEGLIGQIYLEKETLLLHDVPEDYIRITSGLGEASPNSVIIVPLKVNQEVEGIIELASFKKFNPFEIEFLEKLGESIASTISNIKVTQQTKLLLEESQQQSESLKAQEEELRQNMEELSATQEELVRKQQESSNILEKFNLITQTTKEGLWDMVVPSNMDINDHTPFFWTDRFRQMLGYTNETDFPNVLHSWSDLLHPHDKANTLNAFAEHLNDTTGNTPYDVEYQLKLKNGSYRWFRAIGNTLRDPEGNPIRIAGSLIDIQALKDMQSLQNKLELKIEERTKEVNNLLFASKEKNEQLTAQEEELRQNIEEMQATQEALALKNKEIAKNAAESASVIRGIDEVMCTIEFTPNGIIHSANTNFLKVMKCSLEDIKGKHHQIFVPEEIVNTPKYEAFWKKLANGEAVSKVFKRINANKQTVWLNAIYAPILDEEHHVIKVVKFATDVTNSQKISSETKSIYQGIDKVMAVIEFSPLGDIITANENFLQVMKYSLDDIKGKHHQIFMPKDMINSSEYQLFWEKLAAGQAISQIFQRINAHGNIVWLNAIYTPIIDTEGNVTKVVKLATDISQEKKKEMQVSELLEESRTQEEELRQSMEELEAIQEDIQQQALEMSSRMNAINESGIASVEFDLFGNIITANSSFLKLMGYSLKEIQGKHHSMFVKEDYKSTPAYQEFWESLREGKPQMGEQKRINKNGELVCLHGSYSLIKDSLGKPKSVIKLAVDLAKIKNI, from the coding sequence GTGCAAGAAAATTTAGAACAATTAAAAACTGAAATAAACTCAGCCACTTTTTTTGTCAAAAAAATTGAAGAAGGAGTATTAGATGTTAAATATCCCAATATTGATGAAAATGAAATAACTTCAGACTCTCTTTCTGGCTCTTTGATCAGTATGAGAAATAAATTAGTTCATTTAAATAAAGAAGATCTTCAAAGAAAATGGACTAGTGATGGCTTAGCTTTATTTAATGAAATATTAAGAAAAAATGGAAATGATCTTCAGGAAGCATGTTATCAAACTATCAGCAACCTAATTAAATATATCAATGCAAATCAAGGTGCTATTTATGTAGTTAAAAAAAATAAGCAAATCATTGAACAAGTAGCTTGCTATGCCTATGACCGAAAAAAATATATTGATAAAGCATTTCAATTTGGAGAAGGACTGATTGGACAAATATACTTAGAAAAAGAAACACTTTTGCTGCATGATGTTCCAGAAGATTATATTCGCATTACTTCAGGATTAGGTGAAGCATCTCCTAATTCTGTGATCATTGTCCCTTTAAAAGTCAATCAAGAAGTAGAAGGTATTATTGAACTTGCATCTTTTAAAAAATTCAATCCTTTCGAAATTGAATTTTTAGAAAAATTGGGCGAATCCATAGCCTCAACCATATCTAATATCAAAGTTACTCAGCAAACAAAACTGTTATTAGAAGAAAGCCAACAACAATCAGAATCTTTAAAGGCTCAAGAAGAAGAACTCAGACAGAATATGGAGGAGTTATCTGCCACTCAGGAAGAATTAGTAAGAAAACAACAAGAAAGTAGTAATATATTAGAAAAATTTAACCTTATTACTCAAACTACTAAAGAAGGTTTATGGGATATGGTAGTTCCTTCTAACATGGATATCAATGACCATACACCTTTCTTTTGGACAGATCGATTCAGACAAATGTTAGGATATACAAATGAAACAGATTTTCCTAATGTACTGCATTCATGGTCTGATTTATTACACCCTCATGATAAAGCAAATACTCTTAATGCTTTTGCAGAACATTTAAATGATACTACTGGCAATACTCCATATGATGTAGAATACCAATTAAAGCTTAAAAATGGTAGTTACAGATGGTTTAGGGCTATCGGTAATACATTAAGAGATCCTGAAGGAAATCCCATAAGAATTGCTGGATCTTTAATTGATATTCAAGCGCTGAAAGATATGCAATCCTTGCAAAATAAATTAGAATTAAAAATTGAAGAAAGGACAAAAGAGGTAAACAACCTTTTATTTGCATCTAAAGAAAAGAATGAACAATTAACCGCACAAGAGGAAGAGCTGAGACAAAATATTGAGGAAATGCAAGCTACTCAAGAAGCATTAGCCTTAAAAAATAAAGAGATTGCAAAAAATGCTGCAGAATCTGCCAGTGTCATTAGAGGTATAGATGAAGTAATGTGTACCATTGAATTTACTCCTAATGGTATCATTCACTCAGCTAATACTAACTTTTTAAAAGTAATGAAGTGCTCTTTAGAAGATATTAAAGGCAAACATCATCAAATATTTGTTCCTGAAGAAATTGTCAATACACCTAAATACGAGGCTTTTTGGAAAAAACTAGCCAATGGAGAGGCTGTTTCTAAAGTATTTAAGAGAATCAATGCTAATAAGCAAACTGTATGGCTGAATGCGATTTATGCACCGATACTTGATGAAGAACATCATGTAATTAAAGTAGTTAAGTTTGCTACGGATGTTACTAATAGTCAAAAAATCTCATCAGAAACCAAAAGCATCTATCAAGGAATTGATAAAGTCATGGCTGTTATAGAGTTTTCACCTTTAGGAGATATTATTACTGCCAATGAAAACTTCCTTCAAGTAATGAAGTATTCACTTGATGATATTAAAGGTAAACATCACCAAATATTCATGCCTAAAGACATGATAAACTCTTCAGAGTATCAATTATTTTGGGAAAAATTAGCTGCTGGACAAGCTATATCTCAAATATTTCAAAGAATTAATGCACATGGCAATATAGTATGGTTAAATGCCATCTATACTCCAATTATTGACACAGAAGGTAACGTAACAAAAGTAGTAAAATTAGCCACTGATATTAGCCAAGAAAAAAAGAAAGAAATGCAAGTATCAGAATTATTAGAAGAGTCTCGAACACAAGAAGAAGAGCTTCGACAAAGTATGGAAGAATTAGAGGCTATTCAAGAAGATATACAACAACAAGCCTTGGAGATGAGCAGCAGAATGAATGCAATAAATGAAAGTGGTATTGCATCTGTAGAGTTTGATTTGTTTGGAAATATCATTACAGCAAACTCAAGCTTTTTAAAACTAATGGGATATTCTTTAAAAGAGATACAAGGCAAACATCATAGTATGTTTGTTAAAGAAGATTATAAGTCTACTCCTGCATACCAAGAATTCTGGGAATCATTACGAGAAGGAAAGCCTCAAATGGGAGAGCAAAAAAGAATTAATAAAAACGGAGAGTTAGTTTGTTTACATGGGAGTTACTCTCTTATTAAAGATAGTTTAGGCAAACCTAAAAGTGTGATCAAATTAGCGGTTGATCTTGCTAAAATTAAAAATATTTAA
- a CDS encoding 7TMR-DISMED2 domain-containing protein, which yields MRLLFTFLLLIFSKFLLAQDRVFINKDMHDFPSLESYILLYHDTSKNKQIAEIASRKFKDNFEPYNKINASKRANSIYWGRILINNNGATAINLFLILDGNNYVTLYEESGEIGFKEKFSGELEQASLKDVRGSRKEAIFEITLLPNQEKLFYYKVENITGFKPSLNIRLVKPKTWYTQDKSLFIKDSLFQGMLFIMAVYSGNSLPLNPGKSLPVFFRKVNAC from the coding sequence ATGAGGTTACTTTTTACATTCTTATTACTCATTTTCTCCAAATTTTTATTGGCGCAAGATAGAGTTTTTATTAATAAAGATATGCATGATTTTCCATCTTTGGAATCATATATCTTATTGTATCATGATACTTCAAAAAACAAGCAAATAGCAGAAATAGCTTCTCGAAAATTTAAAGATAATTTTGAGCCTTACAATAAAATTAATGCTTCAAAGAGAGCTAATAGTATTTACTGGGGTAGAATACTTATAAATAATAATGGAGCTACAGCTATTAACCTTTTTTTAATACTAGATGGGAATAACTATGTTACTCTTTATGAAGAAAGCGGAGAAATAGGTTTTAAAGAAAAGTTTAGTGGTGAGCTTGAGCAAGCTTCTTTGAAAGATGTAAGAGGAAGTCGAAAAGAAGCTATATTTGAAATTACATTGCTACCTAATCAAGAAAAATTATTTTATTACAAAGTAGAAAATATCACAGGTTTTAAGCCTAGTCTAAATATCAGATTGGTAAAGCCTAAAACATGGTATACTCAAGATAAATCACTTTTTATTAAAGATAGTTTATTTCAAGGTATGCTATTTATTATGGCTGTATATTCCGGTAATAGTTTACCACTCAATCCGGGGAAAAGTTTACCAGTATTTTTTAGAAAAGTAAATGCCTGTTAA
- the istB gene encoding IS21-like element helper ATPase IstB, whose translation MNTSVIKNRLSELKFFGMQHAFQAYLQTGQDQLSGVELLDHLLQQEWEFRQNRNISTRIKQARFRYQSTVEQIDCTAHRNLSKDLLLRLADCSFIEKKENILITGPTGVGKSFIASALGHQACMMGYKVLYFNAIKLFSQLKMARADDTYLKELKRMEKHQLLILDDFGLQVLDHNTCLALLEIIEDRHGKTSTIITSQMPVEKWYDLLGEKTIADAILDRLVHASHRIKLEGESMRKVKNSTN comes from the coding sequence ATGAATACCTCTGTAATAAAAAATCGATTAAGTGAATTAAAATTCTTTGGTATGCAACATGCCTTTCAAGCTTATTTGCAAACAGGTCAAGATCAATTATCTGGAGTTGAACTCTTGGATCATCTACTTCAGCAAGAATGGGAGTTCCGGCAAAACCGGAATATATCTACGCGGATTAAACAAGCACGCTTCCGCTATCAGTCTACTGTGGAGCAAATCGACTGTACAGCACATAGGAACTTGTCTAAGGACTTATTACTAAGACTAGCTGACTGTTCTTTTATTGAAAAAAAGGAAAACATCTTGATTACTGGCCCTACTGGTGTTGGAAAAAGTTTTATTGCTTCCGCTTTAGGTCATCAGGCTTGTATGATGGGATATAAGGTATTGTATTTTAATGCTATTAAACTCTTCTCACAACTAAAAATGGCAAGAGCTGATGATACTTACTTAAAGGAATTAAAACGTATGGAAAAACACCAACTCTTAATATTGGATGACTTTGGATTACAAGTGCTAGATCATAATACCTGTTTAGCTTTACTAGAAATTATTGAAGATAGACATGGTAAAACTTCTACAATTATAACTTCCCAAATGCCGGTAGAAAAATGGTATGATCTGTTAGGAGAAAAAACTATCGCAGATGCTATATTAGATAGATTAGTTCATGCTTCTCATCGAATAAAATTAGAGGGAGAATCCATGAGAAAAGTAAAAAACTCTACCAACTAA
- a CDS encoding helix-turn-helix domain-containing protein, which produces MANHRTDMVTIKQIIRLYKSGKSQRSIERQLHICRPTIKKYIQAFQESGFSPEELLSLSESDLEDLFGRARKSITRKSVANISELEKLFPDMEKELRKVGVSKKLLWQEYKNKYPEGLGYSQFCYHFQQWQERQDVSMHIEHKAGDKVFIDFSGKKLCVIDKATGEEKPMEVFVAILPASQLTYVEAVRTQKKEDFIKVVENALWYFGGVPSAILSDNRTATVLNPLLN; this is translated from the coding sequence ATGGCTAATCATAGGACAGATATGGTAACTATAAAACAAATCATACGATTATATAAATCTGGAAAAAGTCAACGGAGTATAGAGCGGCAGCTCCATATATGCCGCCCTACAATAAAAAAATATATCCAAGCTTTTCAGGAAAGTGGTTTCAGTCCAGAAGAGCTGTTGTCTTTGTCAGAAAGTGATCTAGAAGACTTATTTGGTCGTGCCCGAAAGTCTATAACTAGAAAGAGTGTAGCTAATATTTCTGAGTTAGAAAAACTATTTCCTGATATGGAAAAAGAGCTCAGAAAGGTTGGTGTGAGTAAAAAGCTTTTATGGCAAGAATATAAGAATAAGTATCCAGAAGGTTTAGGTTATAGCCAATTCTGCTACCATTTTCAGCAGTGGCAGGAGAGACAGGATGTATCTATGCATATAGAGCATAAGGCTGGGGATAAAGTTTTTATTGATTTTTCTGGTAAAAAATTATGTGTAATCGATAAAGCAACTGGAGAAGAAAAGCCTATGGAAGTGTTCGTAGCTATACTTCCTGCAAGTCAACTTACCTATGTAGAAGCTGTTAGAACTCAAAAAAAAGAAGACTTTATAAAAGTAGTTGAAAATGCATTATGGTATTTTGGAGGTGTTCCTTCTGCTATACTAAGTGATAATCGCACGGCGACCGTCTTAAATCCGCTATTAAATTAG
- a CDS encoding ATP-binding protein, whose product MLSLFIYLANKDKTYLFYGLYILSISLYFLWNVGFLSNYIFPELPDLNLYFWIFFPLSPFFYFMFLREFLDIRLHAKKLDKMVKWTAYTSIITCLLGIIIQTIFYHTFYPIIISDVVLLLQIVFGLWLFKVLPKNSKLFKIALFGNITLAATAVYSIISYFLGKQNFSNFGQGGTLFELLVFAVGLGYRVKLIEDKKRKAQAKFIYQLKKNKQLQEDINKDLEIKVAQRTYEVNEKNKELEAQNIEIAAQRDDIYDKSEKLRLIKEHIQKMNLQLEEEVASRTEELVNAKHELDLFLYRTSHDLRGPFARIEGLLQLARLNTLTPNNEIWNYFDHVTNEMDDILEKLLAISIINNSPEKIEKIKVESLIDTLNQIFNKQKGYIEYHFKEGLSFKSKTQLVLLILKAMIDNSLKFHHNEPTIRICFQSLNGKELIITVIDSGDGIKKDILPKIFDMFFVGSDKSKGNGLGLFIALKAANRSNATIDVKSEPEKGTRFTVKLPEIL is encoded by the coding sequence ATGTTGAGTTTATTTATTTACTTGGCAAATAAAGATAAAACCTACTTGTTTTATGGTTTATACATTTTGAGTATATCGCTATATTTTCTGTGGAATGTAGGCTTTTTATCCAATTATATTTTTCCAGAATTGCCTGATCTAAATCTATATTTCTGGATTTTTTTTCCATTGAGCCCTTTCTTTTACTTTATGTTTCTTAGGGAATTTCTTGATATTAGATTGCATGCTAAGAAATTGGATAAAATGGTTAAATGGACAGCGTATACTAGTATAATTACTTGCTTGTTAGGTATAATAATTCAAACCATATTCTACCACACTTTTTATCCAATAATCATTTCTGATGTAGTATTATTATTACAGATCGTTTTTGGACTATGGCTCTTTAAAGTATTACCTAAGAATTCTAAGCTGTTTAAAATTGCCTTGTTTGGTAATATAACATTAGCAGCAACTGCCGTTTATTCAATAATATCTTATTTTCTAGGAAAACAGAATTTTTCAAATTTTGGACAGGGAGGCACCTTATTCGAATTATTAGTTTTTGCAGTGGGCTTAGGATATAGAGTAAAACTTATTGAAGATAAGAAGAGGAAAGCACAAGCAAAATTTATTTATCAACTCAAAAAAAATAAACAACTACAAGAAGATATAAATAAAGATTTAGAAATAAAGGTAGCCCAAAGAACCTATGAAGTAAATGAAAAGAATAAAGAGTTAGAAGCACAAAATATAGAAATTGCCGCTCAAAGAGATGATATTTATGATAAATCAGAAAAACTCAGACTGATCAAGGAACATATTCAGAAAATGAATTTACAACTTGAAGAAGAAGTAGCTTCAAGAACAGAAGAATTAGTCAATGCTAAACATGAATTAGATTTATTTTTATACAGAACTTCTCATGATTTAAGAGGTCCATTTGCAAGAATAGAAGGCTTGTTACAACTTGCTAGATTAAATACATTAACACCGAATAATGAAATTTGGAACTACTTTGATCATGTAACAAATGAAATGGATGATATTCTTGAAAAATTATTAGCAATTAGTATCATCAATAATTCCCCTGAGAAAATAGAAAAAATTAAAGTTGAATCACTCATTGATACTTTAAATCAAATATTTAACAAGCAAAAAGGATACATTGAATACCATTTTAAAGAAGGATTATCATTTAAGTCAAAGACACAATTAGTTTTACTGATATTAAAAGCAATGATAGATAATTCACTGAAATTCCATCATAATGAACCTACAATAAGAATATGTTTTCAATCCCTAAATGGTAAAGAATTAATTATTACAGTGATTGATAGTGGAGATGGTATTAAGAAAGACATACTTCCGAAAATATTCGATATGTTTTTTGTTGGCTCTGATAAATCAAAGGGAAATGGATTGGGGCTTTTTATAGCTCTAAAGGCAGCCAACAGATCAAATGCTACTATAGATGTGAAAAGTGAACCTGAAAAAGGAACAAGGTTTACAGTTAAACTCCCTGAGATACTTTAG